One genomic region from Cydia amplana chromosome Z, ilCydAmpl1.1, whole genome shotgun sequence encodes:
- the LOC134661174 gene encoding proton-coupled amino acid transporter-like protein CG1139, with protein sequence MSKKHLHNQAAIPLAPAVFKKPQMRPMIAEYDPKKKGVRTDLSDVVMVKYKVDPNEIPVEQQAGSTLPLMEIPGRDIEADEDYNPFEHRKLAHPTSDLDTLIHLLKGSLGSGILAMPMAFMHAGLYVGLFATFLVGGICTYCVHVLVKTAHELCHRMQKPSLGFAETAEAAFLAGPPAAHKFSRLAKAMVNWFLVVDLLGCCCVYIVFVASNVKQVADFYAMGTEWHDMDVRLYMLATLPFLILINLIRNLKYLAPFSMIANLLVGCGMGITFYYLFQEMPETSERANFAGFDKLPTFFGTAIFALEGIGVVMPLENNMKTPTHFIGCPGVLNIGMFFVVSLYATTGFFGYLKYGPDTQGSITLNLPQDELLGQSVKLMIAVAIFFTYSLQFYVPMEIIWKNVRHMFGARKNLAEYSIRIGIVLMTLGIAIAIPKLSPFISLVGAVCLSFLGLIFPAVIETVTFWDRPNGLGFCKWVLWKNMFLVSFGILGFLTGSYVSILEIING encoded by the exons AAACCTCAAATGCGGCCAATGATAGCCGAGTATGACCCAAAGAAAAAAGGAGTCAGGACTGACTTATCAGATGTCGTTATGGTCAA GTATAAAGTTGACCCTAATGAAATTCCGGTAGAACAACAGGCGGGGTCCACCCTGCCTCTTATGGAAATACCGGGACGGGACATAGAGGCTGATGAAGACTATAATCCGTTTGAGCATCGAAAACTGGCGCACCCCACATC AGATCTGGATACACTTATCCATTTACTGAAAGGGTCACTCGGAAGCGGAATTTTAGCCATGCCCATGGCGTTTATGCACGCCGGCCTGTACGTGGGGCTGTTCGCCACGTTCCTCGTAGGAGGCATCTGCACGTACTGCGTGCACGTGCTGGTGAAGACCGCGCACGAGCTGTGCCACAGGATGCAGAAGCCATCGCTGGGCTTCGCCGAGACAGCTGAGGCGGCTTTCTTGGCCGGCCCTCCAGCGGCACATAAGTTTTCGAGACTAGCGAA agcCATGGTGAACTGGTTCCTTGTGGTGGACTTATTAGGATGTTGCTGCGTGTACATAGTATTTGTGGCATCGAATGTAAAGCAAGTAGCCGATTTTTACGCAATGGGAACAGAATGGCACGATATGGATGTACGACTCTACATGCTTGCGACTCTACCTTTTCTAATTCTTATTAATCTCATCAGAAATCTGAAGTACTTGGCCCCGTTTTCTATGATTGCGAATTTATTGGTTGGCTGTGGAATGGGTATCACTTTTTATTACCTGTTCCAAGAAATGCCTGAAACCAGTGAACGTGCAAATTTCGCTGGATTCGACAAACTGCCGACATTCTTTGGTACCGCTATTTTCGCACTGGAGGGCATCGGTGTCGTGATGCCACTGGAAAACAACATGAAAACTCCGACTCATTTCATCGGCTGCCCTGGCGTGCTAAACATTGGCATGTTCTTTGTCGTGTCTCTGTATGCTACCACTGGATTTTTCGGATATCTGAAATATGGACCCGACACTCAAGGCAGCATCACGCTTAATCTTCCTCAGGATGAATT ATTGGGCCAGAGTGTGAAGCTGATGATTGCCGTAGCAATATTCTTTACATACAGCCTGCAGTTCTACGTGCCTATGGAAATCATCTGGAAGAACGTCCGCCATATGTTTGGCGCCAGGAAAAACCTCGCCGAGTACAGCATAAGAATAGGGATTGTGCTTATGACACTTGGCATTGCCATTGCCATTCCTAAATTATCACCTTTCATATCACTTGTTGGTGCGGTATGCCTGTCTTTCCTTGGTCTCATATTTCCGGCTGTTATCGAAACCGTCACTTTTTGGGATAGACCTAACGGACTTGGCTTTTGCAAGTGGGTTCTgtggaaaaatatgtttttggtTTCATTTGGAATCCTCGGATTTTTAACTGGTTCCTATGTTagtattttagaaattattaACGGTTGA